The Commensalibacter nepenthis genome has a window encoding:
- a CDS encoding SGNH/GDSL hydrolase family protein codes for MFVYADHENIHFSKGTWLLQEQQATCYASGANVVFTTDALTKGNKTITLHLNLPNVEAGYEPVIAYNINGVYWGYARALSEVVITLPSGVPNCTETPFMSNLPFHYIEIWVRTTSNQKPRWTNNQVKNNNVMILQSIEVDDASIFYETRLNNLTMLAVGSSSSEGFGTVGKEFDDITSNDATCSFGALLGESLGITVSTVGYGGTGLAKMGDGWAPDALTYYKYMDEGIVRDWTGIDIAVFNVGANDNVNSADFINLNYELVDELSGSYPNLTIIMTSPFYGTRLSEYAVMRNKYAANNHIHFIDANYQNILSNHHPTISNYKRYIMPDLRDKVRPLIFSEVSVSIKTVSNNSNYYTFQSISHS; via the coding sequence ATGTTTGTCTATGCAGATCACGAGAATATTCATTTTTCCAAAGGGACATGGTTGTTACAAGAGCAACAAGCAACTTGTTATGCAAGTGGGGCTAATGTTGTGTTTACGACCGATGCTTTGACGAAGGGAAATAAAACCATCACCCTTCATTTAAATTTGCCTAATGTAGAGGCTGGTTATGAACCTGTGATTGCTTATAATATTAACGGGGTTTATTGGGGGTACGCACGGGCATTGTCCGAGGTCGTGATTACTTTGCCCTCTGGCGTTCCAAATTGTACAGAAACACCCTTCATGTCCAATCTTCCCTTTCATTATATCGAAATTTGGGTAAGGACAACCTCTAATCAAAAGCCAAGATGGACGAACAATCAAGTCAAAAACAATAATGTTATGATTTTACAATCAATTGAGGTGGATGATGCATCGATCTTTTACGAAACTCGCCTAAATAACCTTACGATGCTGGCAGTAGGCTCATCATCGAGCGAAGGTTTCGGCACAGTAGGTAAAGAGTTTGATGATATCACGTCCAATGATGCAACCTGTTCTTTTGGTGCGTTGCTTGGTGAGAGCTTGGGGATAACTGTTTCTACGGTTGGATATGGTGGGACAGGGCTAGCCAAGATGGGGGACGGTTGGGCACCAGATGCCTTGACATATTATAAATATATGGATGAGGGTATTGTAAGAGATTGGACGGGAATTGATATTGCGGTTTTTAATGTTGGCGCAAATGATAATGTCAATTCAGCCGATTTTATCAATCTGAATTATGAACTGGTTGATGAGTTAAGCGGGTCCTATCCCAATCTAACGATTATTATGACCAGCCCATTTTACGGAACACGTCTAAGTGAATATGCGGTGATGCGCAATAAATATGCCGCTAACAACCATATTCACTTTATAGATGCAAATTACCAAAATATCCTTAGCAACCATCATCCCACGATCAGTAATTACAAACGGTATATAATGCCAGACCTACGCGACAAAGTAAGACCACTCATCTTTAGTGAAGTATCAGTAAGTATAAAAACGGTTAGCAATAATAGTAATTACTATACTTTCCAAAGTATTTCACATTCTTAA